The region agtattaatattttctcctcttctacagaaaaattatgtattttattaatttattttaaaaatagtcattacatattacacttttcttaaaatctgatcagttaatagtttcttaaaattacttaccttaaatatatttaattaccaaattaaaaattaagactttgttttttttacctagcttactgaaaaatatatttatatttttcaaaatctacttttcatcttccaaaaatataaagatgttaagaattaaaacaattttccagttttttccaacactacttccaagctatattttttcaacctcttaaagaacttttcagtttcttccAACCTACTTCCAAGATATATTTTTACGGCTTCTCAAAGATGAAtgtctttgtcattaaataacattaaatattagaaaccaacaactttttgtgCTTCTCATtgcaattttatatatgaatttattgtattaaaattttaaatggaaaatattttaaaaatctacctACCTTTTTAAGAGAGCTTTATAcagttttcaaaaatcttcttaaattttaacgtagcttattgaataaactttataaatcaacacttacgtctttcaatataaatgtcaaaaatataccgaataaatggaaaacttttcgtcttccaagaatttttcattttgaattatgactatttattatgaacaacAAAAATCATGATTTGTGGGACTCAATGAATCATGGAGTATCAATCAAACACATAATTAGAGTTTAAGACATTcacgaaaaatattatttatcaattttaagtatataaaaaatataaaaattttatatcatcatgttgttttttgagatgttatatgcttctttatttatcgctaatgattaatacaaaatgcaaaatcttcttctattaatgtGCTTGAAAACCGATTGatctaatattacttattatggttgtattcttaactttatatcaattatggttttaaaatattgcattggaaaccaaaatcttcttctattaacATGTTTGAAAACTGATTGATCTAATAATACTgattatggttgtattcttaactttatatcaatttatgattaaatttaaatataaatttatttaatttaagaataaatttatatttatgtaggattaatgtaatattatcattttatatttttatataatattacattacattgaatttacattggaaactattttttttcatttaatgtccTTCGAAACTGAACTTTTcttatagttgatttttgtaaacatCAAGCAGTAGAtaatattaggtaatatattcCTTCCGtgtgtttttagaataaatttcaaaattaattcattgaatATAATATCGTTTTtaagttgtgaaaaattaatcataatacatataataatattaataaattttggattcaaatttaaaatcgtAACGGACAGTAAAACAAATagaatgtgataaaaaaaattaaatttaacatttaaaatgaaaaatatatacaaaaagttaatttttgtaataaatactttaatatttctgataaaaatatataaattcaaatattcaaaaaatttgatgacccataatgatataataatatattataaaatataataatatgtaacaatgtaaatataaaatataataatattaatataattaaaatataaggtaaaaattaaaaattaaattttttttaaacttttaaagatatggaaataattaactacttcaatttcaatattattgcaagattaaaattcatatattgtgaaaattggaattcgaaGTATATACAGTAACATTTTCTCTAAAAGCATTTACCAAACTGAAACTTTAGAATGAAAATGGTACTATTtgactaattaaacaaaaaatataccaataaaatttaaattttaacattaaaaaaaattgtaaaatagtgtAGGTTTTTCAATAGATTCTTATAATGTCTCTAaacaacttttaaatatttttgacttATAAGAAAGGttcgtattttatatattatcaaaatctgaaaaatgataaattaaaaaaatttaatggaaatacattaatattcacaattaaaaacaataaaagttaaaaatatgatatagaaaataaacaagtaatataatatttaggaacaaaagatctatggttcttaataatataataatatattaacatattagtcctaatataataataatagtaaaaataattaaaatatagtgtaaaataataaataaataattgtaaaatttaaatatgaatttttaaatatttttaaatatttttcacatattttttgacattttacacaaacttaaacaataatttaaaaaataatttttataacatagacattggtatatcattacaagttaaaattatacattcttaaaatttttaatgatataaaaatcactaataatgtcgatttcaatattttttttctaaattaggatatatattgtcaaatttgaaattcaaaatatatagtaataaagtttgaatttaaattctaaattttaaaagctatGAAATATGGgagcaaagttaaaatttgaaattcaaaatccaaaaaaattgtaaaaaaggACTCCAATAGAAGAGTCTATCAACGTCTaacctttgtatttttgcatagtgtactatttatatttgtctacatagtctacattttgtaagttttgattgtttactatttatattttgtttgcagtctaacatttgtatctttaaagaatctactatttatatttaggtataattagtcggataatACTTACTTTTGTTTGGATATGTCAGTTTCATACCCACTTTTACAAAGGTGTCAATTGGGTCCTAACTTTGGAAAATATGTCTCAATCAAGTccctttgagaaaaaaatattaacgccATTAATGGTatcgatatttaaaatgacttacaagagtggaaggaacctaattgagacattttttcaaaagttgggattcgATTGACACATTTCTAAATATGAGTATCAAACTGACACATCTGAAGAGAGTGAGTActatctgactaattaaacattacatttatatgcacgatctatcatttgtagctttatatcgcttactcttcacattttttgtatcgtctaatgtttgtatctttattaagtctactcaacaatttCTATATTgtccatcatttttattattagagaaacaactattatatttttctacattttttactcaatatttcattcaaaattaaatttgatttcttaattttaattatctaaatcttaatatattatttaaaataattatatataatacattttattaaaaatatatataaataacttaaatacatttttattataaaatcaattaaaatattattattgaattttataaaataaaatttatattaaatttaattatatttttataatttcaaattaatttaataaatacactgtaatttttaattttaaaatttgatatccCGTGCGTTGCACGGGTAAAAATACTAGTAAatcacaaaggcaaaaggagacaaggtacatgtctacttttgcttttgctttatgctttttgctttcctctctcttccatttcatccaagtgctccaatcaccaagtgccacctagccattctctactttctcttaattacctagtAAACAAGataaacaaggattagcatgttggtttaagttaatctaatcttggtcaaaggtcaactttggatcaaagtcaacaagtcaaccaaaataagttaactagaaaccaacttaggaaattcaaactaaagtaatgcaaaacaaagataaaggtgatggaatagaagactcccctctagacatgcttctagtgatccttcttgagggagcttctaaggaggtgggcACGCCTTCATCAGtaaagacatccttaggtatcttttatttgcttagaggcccctaaaatcttctatataaggggtgctcctagacatgtaaaagggttgaacattttgaagtaaaaacactcttgtgtctcaaccatttgtgagagtttcctccctagggagtgaatacttttaagccttatcttggatagcaagtggcggcacacatccattcatcttcaaggttgccatggcttctagcctagccttgtagtggcgtgcttctcacatttttaccatttctttcctatccattttatgttttcttattcctttaattgttcttggttttctatggtttatgtgctttccatttcccatttgttttgaatcaacccatcatcttcttctcttaagctttgtgaaaggaaccttcacatctagatagcttgctatcttaatgtccagtggggaattcacttagctttctgatatcgctgtcgttaggcgatcaaattaccactactttagcaacttcagtattgccagtttgtagtgaagaaaatagttagggttaagataaccctgagtcgtctcacaacgaatatggaattgatctcaaatatttgattcttaaaaatgcaattaaaactagcaattataaaaatagggggttttgatatgcaaataaaatgacacggaagattgtaaacacaataatagtaaataggtcaattccactgctttttctaaataagattcttcattggttatctagagattattgttaaattaattattgttgttgatttacaaatcaatcaatgtaaagactcaattaatttgttggcgttctcacttttaaccaaagtacagtctcaattaaaagttagaacttttagattatccatagtaaattcaatcaaagtacagtctcaattaattttactatgcctaatcatgtctattcctttgtttctttaccaaatagaaaacttaattaatcaaagtaaagtcttgactaattttagttaaagtaattacctctaatcaaattaaagtctcaattattggcaaaaacttatttaatcaaatgaaagtttctaaacaaaatcaaagtaaagtctcaatttaatttaaaaaccttttaactcatatgattagcatgtatgtagatttaaaatcattattttctattcgattaagaagcaaaggacatagataaacaaaaaccacaacaataatcaaaataacaaaacatataaattcatttaacctcagaatccatttaagaaattacagtggaatcaacccttaaagcttagcccttcatggctttgatggaatacatgataatatgatgaaaagaaaataaaagaaagaatgagagatgtggtggagacggtatctgccaaaaccagagagttctaagtgtctaagctgtcagctgtcaATTGTCAGTCcctctgctcccttaagtctctttatataggcttcaactggactttgggctttatctgtcagttcctaaaatcttttatttttatttaattaattagcaacttaattcctgtccaatttccaattctgccccttgcatttaagcatttttacagaattgaccagagtttgaccagagtttgaccagtttgaccagagtttgaccagttgactgcctatcagatgctgacacgtggcagtgcagattctctctccagaattagggtttcactctcacactcttctccttggctgcgtggctgacggcggctgctccggcttcttctccggcgagcgTGGCGCGACGCGGTGGTGACAGAACAGTGGCGGCACTGTTGcgtttttttcttccttcacgATCTGCAACAGTGCAGAGACGAGTGTGGCTGCTGGTGGTGGCTGACGGAGCTGCGCAGGTCGCGCTGGCGGTGTTGCGCGCTGGTTTTGCTAAACTCGTGGTGGTCGTGGCTGAACGCTCGCGGGAAGAAGGAAATGGCGTCGCGATGCTGTTGCGGTGGTGCTGTTCTGATCTGTTCCTCGCTGCTAGTGGTGGCGTGCGAAGCTCgatggagatggtggtggcgtgGTGGATGCTCGCGTTCGCTGCTGCCATGGAGAAGATGGTGCGTGAAGGCTGCTGTTggacgcgagaagaagatggtggcgctgccgctgctgcagattggtggtggccggcgaggttggcggcggcggctgccgtggagggtggaaggagaggagaaaattagggttagggttttgggagacgaagatgatgacgtggcagaatctgattggttaatttggtgaggtagggattatgacacgtggcggcttatggttggctaatcttaaaaggtggggattgccacatggcatgatctggttgagtggagtttaagtggtaggatgggtgcaacttagtgaaaactgggggtgcagaacaggtttttgtggtccacttaaAAAGgggtgtgcaaataaaatctgggggtgcatttagctcttgatttattctttttcagaatttcttgattttggacttattttgtaactttgaatatttcaaaatcacattattaattgaccaaaaataaattccagctgcattaacaaacgttagaatatccaataatattttatgcaactaaaatcaatttttacgccacttttaccaaacttactcaataaatccaataatcacaaatcctaattaaatcaatctttaagcacagaaaaatcaattaaatccccaaatttaaatattaaatgagggcaaaaatttgaactcatcactttcttaatcaactcacaccatattcaataatttaaaaaaggaacaagataatccttcatcacggGTGGGGTCCTTATATCAAAGGGAGTTGAAGGAAGGGAACCGAAAAAACTCAAAGAGTTGCAAGGGTAGGTTAATAAGCACGCCGAGGAGAAGTAAGCTTGGGCGAAGGAAAAGGAGGAATGGCAAGAGGAAAGGAAGAGACTAGCAACTCAGAGAGTACGCTGCCTAGACTCGGAAGAGAAGTTGAAGGGCCAAATTGCAGATCTGAGGCCGATGACAATGAGTTGAAAGAGAAGCATGACGACCTAGAGGTAGAGTTGGACAATTTGAAAAGTTGGACGATTTGAAGAGTTGTGTTATCCTATAGGTAAGCGACCTTCTTTTACAAGAATGTTGATGTTGCTGATATTAGATTTGATGTCAACAAGGACGTGGTTGATGGTATGCTCGTGGATGAGGTGGAATCTAGTCCCGAAGAGGATGAGGTGGAATCTAGTCCCGAAGAGGATGCGAGGAAGATGGCGGAGGCGGAGAAACGGGATGCAAATCCTGACGATGTTGTGGATGCGAAAGATGTCGAATAGGGGGCGACTTAGGATTGATGTTTGAATACTTTCAATTTGCTTTTGATTATGAGTTTGTATTAATTCATACATTGTCTACTTTTCCGTTAATCTGTACACTATCTACTTTACCGTTAATGTGATGTATATTCTTGGTATGTTTGTTGTTGTGTGATGCCGATAGGATGTGTTATAGGAGCGTGTGGAATAATTTTACCGTGAATGTCATTTGATGTAGGCCGTATTTGGTTATAGTCCATTTTAATTTGGGAAGTAATTTAAGGTTTTGGAGTGCGATTGTTGTAATAGTTGTAAtataagggtgttcaacccaagtcgcttacttatggtaagggtggggaacttaaatgatttgaaattaagttaagggtgtttgacccaggccgcttacttgtggtaagggtgaggaacttaaatgacttcaaattaagtttagggtgttcgacctaggccgcttacttgtggtaagggtggggaacttaacgatttcaaattaagttaaaggtgttcaacccaggctgcttacttgtggtaagggtggggaacttaaatgatttgaaattaagttaagggtgttcgacccagaccgcttacttgtggtaagggtagggaacttaaacgatttaaaattaagttgagggtgttcgacccaggccgcttccttgtggtaagggtggggaacttaaacgatttcaaattaagttaagggtgttcgacccaggccgcttacttgtggtaagggtggggaacttaaacgatttaaaattaagttgagagtgttcgacccaggttgCTTACTCTTGGTAAgcgtggggaacttaaacgatttcaaattaagttaagggtgttcgactcaggtcgcttacttgtggtaaaggtggggaacttaaacgatttcaaattaagttaagggtgttcgacccaagccgcttacttatggtaagggtggggaacttaataACAATGTAAAGGATGGATGAAGAAGTGAGTGTGTAATCAAGAACCCTTTgctttattcataatttttgggTTGTCTCGTTAAAaactccttggccaaaaccctccttagggaaaaatgcCAGGTGAGGAAagagagtacacccagggttacaagtattcggtACAGTATGTATTCTAACTGAAGTAATATTTGAGACGGGACACGTTCCATGTGTTTGGTATTTCTTCGCCTGTTAACTTTTCAAGCTTGTAAGCGCCACCCCCGGCATCCTCGCGTATTTGGTACGGGTCATCCTAATTGATAGAGAATTTGCCATCATTCTTTCTCGcgctgctggccattctccaaactaggTCTCCTCTGGCGAATGATCACGGGCATAAGATCGCGTTATATTTTCTGACTGCCCTCTGTTTAGCTGCTAAGTTGAGTATTTGACCTTTGTCTCTTAATTCAAATAGGAGGTCGAGGTGGGTGTAcatgttttggtggttttgTTATGGGTCGTATAGTTTTCGGCGTAgagatggttcgccaatttctatcGGTATCATAGCCTCTACACCATATACTAGGCTGAAAAAGGGATTCGTTTATTTCTGATTGGGGGGTACATATGTAGGCCCATAGTATTTCCATTAATTCTTCTGGTcatcggcctttggcgctaTCCAAGCGTTTGCGCAACTCTACTAGTATGACTTTGTTGGCTGCTTCGGCCTGCTCAATGGTTTGCAGATGTTCGACAGAGCTGGTTACATGTTTAATGTCAAGGTCGGTGTAGAACTTAGCAAGTTCTTTGTCTACGAATTGTCGGTCATTGTCGGTTATGATCATGTGTGGGACGCCATATCGGCATATGATATCTTTCCAGACGAACTGCTGGACTTGTTGGGCTGTAATGGTGGCTAgtggtttggcttctatccatttggtgaagtagttgATGGCTACTATAaggaattttacttggcctTTGCCTGGGGAAAAGGGgctgaggatgtccattccccattttgcGAAGGGCCATGGGTAGAGTATGGAGTGGAGCTGTTCCTGCTTTTGATGGATGAGGTTGTCATGCTTCTAGCAAGGTATGCACTTTTTGACAAAGGTGTGGCAGTCTGCCTCCATGGTTGGCCAAAAGTAGCTGGCGCGAAGGATTCTGGTGGTCATCGTTCATGCGTCGAAGTGATATCCACATATGCCTTCGTGcaattcttttattatgtaTTGGGCTTGTTCGACTGTGACACATTTGAGGAGTGGTTGGCTGTATCCCCGCTTGTATAAGTCATCTCTTATTATTGTGTACCTGGCGGCTTTAGCCAGCCAACTCTTGTTAGCATCAAGTTGGGGGTTACTAGTTCGGAGATACTAGATATAGGGAGTTGTCCAATTGTCGGTTTGGTTCTGGGTTAGGTTAAGGCATGTGTTTGTTGTGAATGGTGCGGATAGTGTTTGTTGTAAAAGGGATTTATGTCGACTTTTTAGCTTAGTGTTGGCTAGTTTAGATAATATGTCGGCCCTAACATTCTCAGTTATGGGGATGTGTTGGATGCATACGCGTTCAAAGGCAGATTGAATGACATTTCAGACTAGGTGATAATATTGCAGGACAGTAGGGTCTTTAATCTAGAATACGTCGTTTAAATGGCCCACTGTGAGTTTAGAATCAATTTTGCACGTGAGTATTTTGACGCTGACTTCACGGGCGAGGGATAagccggcgaggatggcttcatATTCGACTGGATTGTTGGAGGTCTTGAAGGCAAAAtggagggatttttcgatgaggatgttgTTGGGGCCTTCAAGTACAATACCGACACCTGCCCCCTTCGGATTCGAAGAACCATCAACATAAAGTGTCCATTGGTCTTCTTCGGGGGGTGTTGGAGGTCGTTGACGAAATCGAGgaggcattgagctttgatggggtcgtgaggttcatagcggatgttgaactCGGATAATTCTACGGCCCAGGACGACATGCGACCGACAAGGTCGGGCTTTTGGAGTATCTTCTAGATGGGGTAATCAGTTTTGACgatgatgttgtggttttggaaataggGACGTAGGCATCGCGCTGCATCTACTAGGATAGGGTCAGTTTCTCCACCATTTGGTATTTGGTTTTTGGATCCTGTAAGGTACGACTGACGAAGTATACAGGGTGTTGAGTGCCCTTGACAACTTGAACTAGTGTGGCGCTTACGGTGTAATCCGTGGCGGTGATGTAGACAAGGAGGGGTTGATGATCGTTCGGCTtatggaggataggtggtgatgTTAAAGTATTTTTGAGGTTTTTGAAAACTCGCTCACATTCGTCGTTCCAAGAGAACCTCACAGATTTTTTGAGTAGTTGAATGATGGACTGGGTTTGCTCGGCTAACTTGGGTAGGAAGCGGGATATGGCGGTTAGACGGTCGATGAGGTGTTGTACCTCTTTGACATTGTTGGGGCTTTGCATCTCAATGATGCCattgcatttttcggggtttGCTTCTATGCCGCGTTGTGTCAGCATGAAGCCAAGGAATTTACCACGATCGACACCGAAGACGCATGTTTTGGGGTTGAGGCGGAGGTTGTATTGTCGTAAAGTGAAAAACACTAGGATAAATCTTGAGTGTGCTAGTGATGACTCGaggatttgacaaccatgttgtcaacgtatacttcgacacatttgCCCATTATATGGTGAAGACTTTATCCATCAACCGTTGATAAGTTGCTCCTACGTTTTTTAGGCCGAACGACATAACTTTATAACAAtagttggcatcgtctgtgatgaaggcggtcttgttcaTATCAGTTATGGCCATTGGGATCTGATTGTATCTGGAATAAGTATCTAAGAAACTGAGGACCGTGTTGCCAGCGGCACCGTCAACTAGCCAGTCaatattgggtaaggggtaggcgtcccTAGGGCAGGCCTTGTTGAGATCTCTATAATCAACACGCATTCGCCATTTACCGTTAGCTTTTTTTACCAGAACTACATTGGGGAGCCAGGTGGTGTAGTGGGCTTCTTCGATGAATCCTGCGTTGAGTAACTTGTTGGCTTCGATCTTTACTACTAGTCGACGTTCTTCACCAAGCTTCCATTTTTTCTGAGAGACATATCTAGCTTCTTTGTAAACAGAGAGTTTGTGGACCGCGACGTGAGGGTCAACACCGGGTAAGTCAGCGACAGACCAGGAAAAGAGGTCGGTGTTGCTGATGAGAGTGGGTGTAAGCATTTCACGTTGGTCGTGTTGAAGACCGGTGCCCAACTTGAGGGTGCGTCCATTAGGGAGTTCCAATGGTATGGTTTCATCAACATGCTCGAGGCGTGCATCATGACCTACTCTAGGGTCCAAATCATCTCCAGATAAGGCTATGCCAGAGCCGGGTGGATGTTCAATATGGTTTGTTTGAAGGATGGGTAGTTGTGGacgtaggctggccatgtagcattctcgCGCGAGCCGTTGGTCGCCGTGGATGGTGaggatgtcgccggatggggAGGGAAATTTCATGGCCAGATGAGGTGTAGATACGATTGCGCCTAAAGTATTGAGGGACAGTCGGCCGAGGAGTACATTGTATGACGTGGGCGCGTCTACAACAAGAAAACGAATGGGGATTGTTTTGGTTTGATTGCTATCACGAAAGACGGTGTAGAGGTTGATGTAGCCGCGAGTGGAGACCTTCTCCCCGGAGAAGCCGTATATGGATTCATCGTAGGGAACCATGACAGTGGTTGGAAGCTGTAGTTTTTGGTATGTCGTCTAATATAGTATGTCGACTAAACTGCCTTAGTCAATAAGAACTTTCTTGACTGCATAGTTTTCCAGTTCGACCGTGATGACCAGGGGGTCATCTTGCTGGTGATCAACACCATGGAAGTCATCATCCGTGAAGGTGATGGGAGGCATGTAgagtctgtggtgggaatgggttATGTGGTTGATAGACTGGAGGTGGCGAAGATGTTTCTTTTTGGCCGAggaggtggagcctccactagcgaagccgCCAGAGATAGTGTTAATGGTGTCGCGTAGTGGGGGATCGGTTGGGGCAGCATCCGTGCGGGCAGGTTGGGGGTCATGGCTAGTGGATTGGTGAGGACGTCTGTCGCGGCGAAAGTCCCGAGAAGGATATCGGTGATCAGATCGTGAAGGATGTGGGTGGTCGTCTCTGCGGATGAAGCAGCGGAAATGGCCAACACGAACCAATTCTTCTATCTTATCTTGGAGTGCTTTACATTCGTCTGTAGTATGGCCATTGTTACGGTGATAGCGGCAGTATTTGGTCATGTCAGCGTTGGGAGGATTGGATGTTTTGCAAggtggtgggatgaggtcggCTTGTAGAGCTTCATCGAGAAAGCGGGATATAGGGACGCTCAGGGGTGCATATCTGGTGAAGTGAGGTTGTCGAGGTTCTCTAGGTCTAGGGTCGGGCTGTGAAGGGGGTTTGGGGGGGTGGCAGCGAAGGGTGTGTAGTCGTTGTAGAACTTTGTATGGAGGGTTTGCATCTCTTCCATGCAGATGTAGTCTGTAGCGTGGAGCTTCAGT is a window of Vigna unguiculata cultivar IT97K-499-35 chromosome 4, ASM411807v1, whole genome shotgun sequence DNA encoding:
- the LOC114180566 gene encoding uncharacterized protein LOC114180566, which gives rise to MVPYDESIYGFSGEKVSTRGYINLYTVFRDSNQTKTIPIRFLVVDAPTSYNVLLGRLSLNTLGAIVSTPHLAMKFPSPSGDILTIHGDQRLARECYMASLRPQLPILQTNHIEHPPGSGIALSGDDLDPRVGHDARLEHVDETIPLELPNGRTLKLGTGLQHDQREMLTPTLISNTDLFSWSVADLPGVDPHVAVHKLSVYKEARYVSQKKWKLGEERRLVVKIEANKLLNAGFIEEAHYTTWLPNVVLVKKANGKWRMRVDYRDLNKACPRDAYPLPNIDWLVDGAAGNTVLSFLDTYSRYNQIPMAITDMNKTAFITDDANYCYKVMSFGLKNVGATYQRLMDKVFTI